In one window of Gemmatimonadota bacterium DNA:
- a CDS encoding oxidative damage protection protein — MARMVHCAKLKEELEGLDFVPFPNELGQRIYDNISKQAWQMWINYSVMVINEYRLNLATTEGQEVYDRHLEEFFFGEGAEMPPGYRPPQTK, encoded by the coding sequence ATGGCCCGCATGGTCCACTGCGCCAAGCTCAAAGAGGAACTCGAAGGACTCGATTTCGTCCCCTTCCCCAACGAACTCGGCCAGCGCATCTACGATAACATTTCCAAACAGGCCTGGCAGATGTGGATCAACTATTCGGTCATGGTCATCAACGAGTACCGCCTGAATCTCGCCACGACCGAGGGCCAGGAAGTCTACGACCGGCACCTGGAAGAGTTCTTCTTTGGCGAAGGCGCCGAAATGCCGCCGGGATACCGTCCCCCTCAGACGAAATAA
- a CDS encoding radical SAM protein: MMKRDDDILLISCYELGHQPFSLASPAARLKSEGYNVSVVDAAIEPVPEDIVRRAGFIGISVPMHTAMRVGMDLSRRIRNLNPGAHLCFYGLYATLNAEYLLSHGADSVIGGEFEQPLCDLVGKLCDGESSAATGKLPKAGGSASTGDHASAGDHASAGDPASVGGAAGGAAATPNLARQSWLVPDRDTLPGLKRYAQLDNGIESLPAGYTEATRGCLHTCLHCPITPVYNGRFFAVPADVVLADVAQQVQMGARHITFGDPDFLNGPTHVLRILIRVGDPPPGLTVDFTPKIEHINRHPCILPEARDLGGIFVVSAVESVSDLVLERLRKGHNRDDVVQALAVLRDADLPMRPSLVAFTPWATLDDYLDLLDFVEVHDLVDHIDPVQYTIRLLVPPGSALLSEADTRSWIGELDEAGFTYAWRHVDGRMDRLHQQVTRLVEEADASGEERDNQRVFHRIRCLAAEMAGVEAPSEQPFHDIPLKRRRVPRLTEAWFC, translated from the coding sequence ATCATGAAGCGTGACGATGATATCCTGCTCATCTCCTGCTATGAACTGGGCCATCAGCCCTTCAGCCTGGCCTCCCCCGCCGCACGCCTGAAATCCGAAGGATATAACGTCTCTGTCGTCGACGCCGCGATCGAACCGGTCCCGGAGGATATCGTCCGCCGGGCGGGTTTCATCGGCATCTCGGTGCCCATGCACACGGCCATGCGGGTCGGGATGGACCTGTCGCGCCGCATCCGGAACCTCAACCCCGGCGCGCATCTCTGCTTCTACGGACTCTACGCCACGCTGAACGCCGAGTATCTCCTGTCCCACGGGGCCGACTCGGTGATCGGCGGCGAGTTCGAACAGCCGCTCTGCGACCTGGTCGGGAAGCTGTGCGACGGCGAATCGTCAGCGGCGACCGGAAAACTCCCTAAGGCCGGAGGTTCCGCTTCGACCGGCGATCACGCATCGGCCGGGGATCACGCATCGGCCGGCGATCCCGCATCGGTCGGCGGTGCGGCCGGTGGTGCGGCTGCCACCCCGAATCTCGCCCGCCAGTCCTGGCTGGTCCCGGACCGCGATACGCTGCCCGGACTGAAGCGGTACGCCCAGCTGGACAACGGCATTGAATCACTTCCCGCCGGGTATACCGAGGCCACGCGCGGCTGCCTGCATACCTGTTTGCACTGCCCGATCACCCCGGTGTACAACGGCCGGTTCTTCGCCGTGCCCGCCGACGTGGTGCTCGCCGACGTGGCCCAGCAGGTACAGATGGGTGCCCGGCACATCACCTTCGGGGATCCGGATTTCCTGAATGGCCCCACCCACGTCCTGCGCATACTAATAAGGGTGGGCGACCCCCCCCCCGGCCTCACCGTCGATTTCACCCCCAAGATCGAACATATAAACCGGCACCCGTGCATTTTACCGGAAGCCCGGGACCTGGGCGGCATCTTCGTCGTATCGGCCGTGGAATCGGTCAGCGACCTGGTGCTGGAGCGGCTCAGGAAAGGACACAACCGCGACGACGTCGTCCAGGCCCTCGCCGTCCTGCGTGACGCGGACCTGCCCATGCGGCCCTCGCTGGTGGCCTTCACGCCCTGGGCGACCCTGGACGACTACCTGGATCTGCTGGATTTCGTCGAAGTCCACGACCTGGTCGACCACATCGACCCGGTGCAGTACACCATCCGCCTGCTCGTGCCACCGGGGTCGGCCCTTCTGTCCGAAGCGGATACCCGCTCATGGATCGGCGAACTGGATGAAGCCGGCTTCACCTACGCATGGCGACATGTCGACGGGCGCATGGATCGCCTGCATCAACAGGTTACCCGTCTTGTGGAGGAGGCCGACGCGTCGGGAGAGGAAAGGGACAACCAGCGGGTGTTCCACCGGATCAGGTGTCTGGCCGCGGAAATGGCGGGCGTCGAGGCGCCTTCGGAGCAGCCTTTTCACGACATCCCGCTCAAACGGCGGCGCGTCCCCAGGCTGACCGAGGCCTGGTTCTGCTGA